ATTCTTCATTTGTTATATAGGCTTATATGGGAACATGCTTCCAAGTTCTGTAACAGTGAACTCGTCTGATCTCTTGCAGGGTTTAGCCTATAATGTCTTGGTAAGTTCTCTGTTTGTTTCCGCTGTGAAGTGCGTACATGTTTGTCTTATGAGCTTGTTCTATCAGGGTACAGAGACTGAGGCAGAGCTCACCAATTATCTTGATCCAGGGATCGCCTCGGATCTTCCCATCTACAATATCCAGTCTCGGTGCATTTTAAACGCTGCCTTTCCATTCTCATTTGGAGTAGGACCTCTCAAGTTTCAGAAAGGTATTAAGGAGGTAAGCTAGCTCTTAGATATTGTCTCAGTTGATTAACTTAGTGGTTGTGTCAAAAACCAGACTTGAGATGTGTTCAAGGATTGAATCTGTGGCGAAATGACTCCAAAGAGGTCAATGATGTGATATTCAAAGGTTATAAAAAAGGAAATCCCGAGGGAAAAGCAAACGAGATCGCTGCAGGTTGTTGTTATTATTCAACTTCTCTCTGTCGTCATTTTATGTTTTAACATTTCTGACTCTCCCTGTCTGCTTTCTTGTTGCCTGTAGCATACGATCTTTTGAACACGAACAGGAACAACTTCAATGTGCACATCTGGTATAACTCAACATACGAGGAAAATTCAAGAAATAGGCCTTCAACGTTGGTCCGAGTTGCCCGTTCAGTCAATTTGGTAAGATAAGATAACACGAATGTACTCAAGAAATCCTCATCATTGCGTTTTCAGTATGCTCTTTTCCATgtgaaactctctctctctattcatGATTGAGCTGATGCCTACACTTTACCAAACTGCAGGTTTCAAATGCTTACCTTCAGTTTCTGCAAGGCTCAGGAACGAAGATGCTGTTCGAATACGTCAAAGAAATGCCTAAACAAGAAACTAGCCTTCGTCTAGACATCGCATCTCTAATTGGCCCCCTTTTCTTCACATGGgttattcttcttctcttccctgTAAGTTTGCTTTAGGCTTTCATTCACAAATACTCACCTTATCGAATAAACGATCTATAATAGATCTTGGAAATGACAAGAATATGAACTTAACTACTTAGTGGAATTTGTACACAGGTGATCTTGTCTTCATTGGTATATGAGAAACAGGAGCGTCTAAGAATCATAATGAAAATGCATGGGCTAGGAGATGGTCCATATTGGATGATTTCTTACGCCTATTTTCTTACCATATCCACGTTGTATTTTATATGCCTGATGATATTTGGGTCAGCAATAGGTAACCcgaagcctctctctctctcaatacAGTTCTTACATTATGGTTTCTAATATAAAATGTTTCCTCTCTCTAAGCTTGTTATATTTGCTGCTTCCTTGCAGGACTCAAGTTCTTTCGGCTTAATGACTACAGTCTCcaatttgttttctattttctttatgTAAATCTGCAAATCGCCCTTTGCTTTCTAGTTTCTTCAATATTTTCAAAGGTCAAAACATCGACAGGTACAAACGTAATTCTTGAATTCGATCAAGAACATGTTGGAGGGTTTAGAGGAACTAACGGGATTCCTGTTATGTCTAAATTATAGTTGTTGCTTACATATACGTGTTTGGATCTGGACTTTTGGGCACGTTTCTGTTCCAGTTTCTGATTCAAGATTCATCATTTCCTAGTAAGTTATTGAGACTAAAACTTGAAGAGCAGTATTTAGTACACTCGTTTATGTGTTTATTCTCACAACTTACTACGATTGCAAATCAACACTACTTTTACAGGAGGCTGGATTATTTTCATGGAGTTGTATCCTGGCTTCTCCTTATACCGTGGCCTCTATGAGTTCGCACAATTTGCCTTCCAAGGAAACTTGAGAGGGGCAGATGGGATGAAGTGGAAAGACTTCAGTGAAAGTGCAATGGATGAAGTTTTCTACATCATCATCGTTGAGTGGTTTCTCGCACTCACTGCAGCATACTATATCGATAAGATTGTTTCATCCGGAAAAGACCCCATGTTCTTCTTGAAAAAACCTTTCAAGAAATCCCCTTCTATGCGGAAGCCTAGTCTGCAGAGGCAAGGCTCCAAAGTCTTCGTTGAAATGGAAAAACCAGATGTCGCTCAGGAGGTACGAAGACAAATGGATTCACCATATATTTCATGTTCTTGATTATTCAGGCtctaaccaaaaaataaaaactgttAAAATCAGATAGAAAAGGTTGAGAAGTTGATGCTTGAGGCTAGCACAAGCCATGCCATTGTTTGTGATAACCTGAAGAAGGTGTACCCAGGTAGGGATGGGAACCCACCAAAAATGGCAGTGCGTGGATTATCCCTCGCTGTGCCTTCAGGAGAATGTTTTGGCATGCTAGGGCCTAACGGTGCTGGCAAAACCTCCTTCATCAATATGGTCAGTACCCAAATGGGAAAAAGCTTTTCTGttttagtttagtttagatTCTAATCTTTGTAATTGATGTAATATGTACTGTTGTCTTTTCCTGACCAGATGACTGGACTCCTGAAACCAACATCCGGAACAGGGCTTGTCCAAGGTTTGGATATATGCAATGATATGGACAGAGTATACACCAGCATGGGCGTATGCCCTCAGCACGAGTAATTGAATTCTTGAAATTCATTTCAGTTTGGCAAAAAAGCAATTTCTATAATCATTGTTCCACTATAGACAGTAATAGTATAGTTGTTTTATACTTCTCCTATTGTCTGCTGTGTATCAGTTTGCTCTGGGAGACGCTGACAGGAAGGGAACATCTGCTGTTTTACGGGAGACTCAAAAATCTCAAAGGCTCTGTTCTCACCCAAGTATGTAACCAATCTTACTTCCCTTCTGTATTAGTCCATAACATACCAAAACGTCAATTTCGTTATTTAACTTGTATTAGGCTGTGGAAGAGTCTCTTAGGAGTGTCAACCTTTTCCACGGAGGAGTTGGTGATAAACCTGCTGGGAAATACAGTGGAGGTATGAAAAGACGGCTCAGTGTTGCCATTTCACTTATCGGAAACCCTAAGGTACGCTATTGTGTCTGAGTTAAGTTTTAGAAGTAGTACACTAAGTTCTTTCAATCTTAGCAAgcttttcatcattttttttttgtctccctcTGAAGGTGGTTTATATGGATGAACCAAGCACAGGACTTGATCCAGCTTCGAGAAAGAACCTATGGACAGTCATCAAGCGTGCAAAGCAAAACACTGCCATCATCCTCACAACTCATTCCATGGAAGAAGCAGAGTTTCTTTGTGACAGATTGGGTATTTTTGTAGACGGAAGCTTGCAATGCATTGGCAACCCAAAAGAGCTCAAGGGAAGGTACGGTGGATCTTATGTGTTTACAATGACAACATCGTCAGAACACGAGGGAAACGTGGAGAAGCTGATTCAAGATGTGTCTCCAAACGCCAAGAAGATATATCACATAGCAGGGACTCAGAAATTTGAGCTCCCAAAAGAGGACGTTCGGATCTCAGAGGTGTTTCAAGCGGTGGAAAAGGCAAAGACCAATTTTACCGTCTTTGCTTGGGGACTTGCGGACACAACTCTTGAAGATGTCTTCATcaaggttgctagaactagtcAAGCTTTTAATGTCTTCTCTTGAGGGGATTCATACAACGTCAGTATTTGTTTGTTGATATTAAATTGCTACTACTGATTCAAAGTTAGCGATTATAAGATTTCATGTATGTTACtggatatatatttatatatattgcaaTTCTGTGAATTTTATCAATTTCGATtatatttgtcaaaaaaaatcaatttggaCTATATATCTACTATCAAATTTGGGATTTAATTTAGCTTTCATCTTTTGACAAACTAAAATTTAGCTTTCATAAATGGAAGTGAGAGATTTTCACTTGTGGCAAT
The window above is part of the Brassica napus cultivar Da-Ae chromosome C3, Da-Ae, whole genome shotgun sequence genome. Proteins encoded here:
- the LOC125583596 gene encoding ABC transporter A family member 7-like, which codes for MADAGPASFSTRANALLRKNLSYQTRNIWSNIRLIMIPFYLCVLLVGIQALFDSQITNSADNQCGCLCTLTNENGKCVNKTCGIEYSSTDQAFFCSIPSPPQWPPLLQVPPPQSRAVRASFLPEIGLPGESCRRSGSCPVTFLFTGSNHSLGASLYGNMLPSSVTVNSSDLLQGLAYNVLGTETEAELTNYLDPGIASDLPIYNIQSRCILNAAFPFSFGVGPLKFQKDLRCVQGLNLWRNDSKEVNDVIFKGYKKGNPEGKANEIAAAYDLLNTNRNNFNVHIWYNSTYEENSRNRPSTLVRVARSVNLVSNAYLQFLQGSGTKMLFEYVKEMPKQETSLRLDIASLIGPLFFTWVILLLFPVILSSLVYEKQERLRIIMKMHGLGDGPYWMISYAYFLTISTLYFICLMIFGSAIGLKFFRLNDYSLQFVFYFLYVNLQIALCFLVSSIFSKVKTSTVVAYIYVFGSGLLGTFLFQFLIQDSSFPRGWIIFMELYPGFSLYRGLYEFAQFAFQGNLRGADGMKWKDFSESAMDEVFYIIIVEWFLALTAAYYIDKIVSSGKDPMFFLKKPFKKSPSMRKPSLQRQGSKVFVEMEKPDVAQEIEKVEKLMLEASTSHAIVCDNLKKVYPGRDGNPPKMAVRGLSLAVPSGECFGMLGPNGAGKTSFINMMTGLLKPTSGTGLVQGLDICNDMDRVYTSMGVCPQHDLLWETLTGREHLLFYGRLKNLKGSVLTQAVEESLRSVNLFHGGVGDKPAGKYSGGMKRRLSVAISLIGNPKVVYMDEPSTGLDPASRKNLWTVIKRAKQNTAIILTTHSMEEAEFLCDRLGIFVDGSLQCIGNPKELKGRYGGSYVFTMTTSSEHEGNVEKLIQDVSPNAKKIYHIAGTQKFELPKEDVRISEVFQAVEKAKTNFTVFAWGLADTTLEDVFIKVARTSQAFNVFS